The genomic DNA TCTGAACGTCTCCGACAGATACCCACCGAGGTTCAACGAAAATGACAGCAATGCGAACAGCTCGGGTGGAATCACATAGACATTGAATTGCTGCAAGAATCCATATTCGCTCTGAAAATAATACAAAAACTTAGGTATTCCATAATATACGAGGAACAGCTGCACGATGAGCGGCGTTCCCCGAATGTACGAGACATACAGCGTAGACAATTGCGCCAATACAGGCACCTTGTATATACGAATTAAGGCCGTAGCCAACCCGATAATCGAGCCCAGCAGCATGGACAATAATGCAATCCACAGTGTGACGGGGAGATACTCCACGATCTGGGGAAGACTTTTCAGCATATAATCAAGGTCAAACAGCTTTTCCATAGGAACCCCACTCTACCCTTTACGTTGTTGTTACTGAGGAATAAATTCTCCGCCTGTCCATTGTTCAGACAGCTTTTTCAGCGTTCCGTCCGTTTTAAGCTCTTTAATAATCGGGTCGAGTTTAGCTTTCAGCTCTTCGCCCTGCTTATCCTTTTTGAACACCAGGTTAATGTTGTCACTTTGCACCGGATCGCCCACAGCTTCCACCTGCAAATCTTCTTTCTTAATCGTTGCCGCCACCATCACCGGATCATTCACATAGGCATCCACCCGGCCGTTTTGCACGTCCTGAAGGTTGTCGGACGAAGTGCCTGTATCATTGTATTTCAAAATAATTTTGTTGCCGTTCTTCGCATTGTACTGTTCCAGCAATTGTGTGTAGGAATCGCCTACCGAGGCGGCTACCTTCTTGCCTTCCAAATCCTTGAGGGAATGAATATCGGTTCTACCTTTTTTCACAACAATGACGGATTGTGCCTGAAAGTAGGATTCATCCGAGAACAAATATTTTTGCTCGCGCTCGGGATTTTTGGCAACCTCGTCTGCCACTACCTGAATTTTGTTCGAATCCAGCGCGAGGAATATCGCATCCCAGCCCGAAGGTACAAACTCAAACTTGTAGCCGTCCAGCTTCTTGTCTATTTCCTTAATTACCTCCACATCGTATCCGGTCAGCTCATTTTTATCATTCACAAAAGCAAACGGCGGGTAGTCATTTTGTGTGCCAACATAGATCACCTTATCCCCCGACGCCACTTCCTTAGAGGAGCATCCGCTCAAAGCTCCGGTCAGTAACACAAGA from Paenibacillus sp. FSL R10-2782 includes the following:
- a CDS encoding amino acid ABC transporter permease, with translation MEKLFDLDYMLKSLPQIVEYLPVTLWIALLSMLLGSIIGLATALIRIYKVPVLAQLSTLYVSYIRGTPLIVQLFLVYYGIPKFLYYFQSEYGFLQQFNVYVIPPELFALLSFSLNLGGYLSETFRAAIHSVDRGQFEAANSIGMSQTQIMLKIVLPQALTVALPNLGNTLISTVKDTSFIFMIGVVDMMGQAKIMGARALAFFEVYVAVSLIYWLVCIIIERGLVVLEKRIRIYERSE
- a CDS encoding transporter substrate-binding domain-containing protein, translating into MKKSAFVAAIGLSLVLLTGALSGCSSKEVASGDKVIYVGTQNDYPPFAFVNDKNELTGYDVEVIKEIDKKLDGYKFEFVPSGWDAIFLALDSNKIQVVADEVAKNPEREQKYLFSDESYFQAQSVIVVKKGRTDIHSLKDLEGKKVAASVGDSYTQLLEQYNAKNGNKIILKYNDTGTSSDNLQDVQNGRVDAYVNDPVMVAATIKKEDLQVEAVGDPVQSDNINLVFKKDKQGEELKAKLDPIIKELKTDGTLKKLSEQWTGGEFIPQ